The genomic region CTCCTCACAAATTTAATCGAATCCACAAAATTAgtcaaatccgtcaaattacacAATTATGGATGGTAATTCTCGtatcgatcgagtaataattctaattcttaattttatcaattatattataaaaGTATCAAATTAAAGAATTTATTTaccctaattaatttagggtttgttTAAACAGTTCCGACATTGGCGTGAGGGACGACCATAAAAGAGTATAGAGTATACTTTCCGGCGGCAGTACATGAATAGATTGAAAACCATGTTACTGCGTTACTCCTTTGCTTGTTTGATTTTTTCGTTTTTcattttcgttcgtttttttttttttttttttttttttgttaaatgttttgtatttctttttttaattgtCTGAGGAGGTTGTCAAGACGGTTAGTGATACAATGGAGGCAGCAGTGAGGGTGGTGAATGATGGCTAACGGATTGTGGTGGTTGGAGGGTGGTAGTTAAAGTGAGAAAAGAGTAAATgaaagagatagagagagaatgagagaagggtattaaaatgaaaatcattaaaataaaaaggatATTATGGTCATTTATGTTCATGAAAGAGTAAAACTCGTACATGAATAAGCATCACCAAATTTAAAAGGGTATTAAATGTTTAATTTATGTGTAATTTATTCCCGATCTTCtaaattaatatcaaattttcCTCTTTTTAATATGCATGTCAGAAAAATAGTTTTGTAATAGTGCACTTAAGCAAATGTTAATGAGATTTAAATGGGAAGTTAAGACGGAGAAAATTATGGTCTCAAGCTTTTCACTTAAAATCCTTTAATAAGAGTCCTTAGACCACCGTTTTTACAATCTATAGTTCAAACCTGAAACTCCAAAGTATAAGAATACCACAAGTCCACAACACAAattaaattctcatttaagacgagcATATTCATCTTAAGCTTAAAACCGGTCATATTATTAGAGTAAAACAAAAGCAAAATACATAGAGAAAAACAATAGATTTGTTTTATATGCACATATGAGATGATACTTTAACCGTTTTATGCTAAGACGGATAGCTTACTACACTATATAACATATCTCAACAAAAAAAGTATAGAATGAGAAAGAAGAAATGGGATGAATACCTGAACTTAGATTAGATCACTGATATGGCTATCCTATGACTGTTTTCTGTATTATATCTTTTGTTACTCGTTTGGTGCAAGTGTATCGCCATTCCACTtatttatttatagaaaaataaaTACTGAAAGTTGAAATCAAAAGGGAGCATATACAAAAGCCATGGAATTTAATATAAGAAATATCATTACAGGAATCACATGCAtatttttattactccctccatctttttatatatgacgttttgcatttacgaggtaagcctttgactttaatatttacaaaaatatatttgttcaaaaaatataaaaatgataccataaaattccttacgaaaaattctttcatatgagtatacatatcataatatttagtcttatattttaagagatactccctctatttttttatatatgactttctcacatttcgagacactcccttctctcttcaatatctcttaaaatataagactaaatattatgatatgtatactcatatgaaagaatttttcgtaaggaattttatggtatcatttttatattttttgaacaaatatatttttgtaaatattaaagtcaaaggcttacctcgtaaatgcaaaacgttATATATAAAAAGATGGAGGGAgtattgaagagagaagggagtgtctcgaaatgtgagaaagtcatatataaaaaaatagagggagtattatattacTATCTTGGTATATAAAATATTACTGGATTCCCGCGACACAAACTTCGTATATGATTGTCGTTCATCGTCGACCTCCGCTCTCATAAGGTCCCCTACCACTAGACATTATTCATAAGTAAAGAGATTTATAATTTACTTATAATACTAGTATTCCATTGCCAACTTTGAATTATCAGAAATTCTCGTttaagacggacactatccgtcttaagtttaagacatGTTAAATACATATATACCAAATCACCTCATTTATTGCTtagaaaataacaaaaaaaaattgttctTATTACCATTATGTAttaatatttgacccgttttaagctTAAAACAAATAGTGTCCAGTTTAAGCAAGATTTGATGTTAAATTATATGACGCTACTGTATTAATATTAATTTTTTAGGGCTTCGCAGTAGTTTCATCATATCGATTAACAAACAAGTCCAATACCCTAGCCTAGGTAGTGACAGTATTTAACGGACTCGATTTGATACCCTgttaaattaataaatataactattattGAAATCTTATCTACATTTACTAATATTGTTCCCGATGTTgacaaaaagggaaaaaaaaaatattgttccCGATGCGCTGCCAAGCACGCTCTACAAGATTCAAGTGACAGGGCTGAAAAATTTATTTGAAACTTTGTACGACCTTTTGTAATGGACTTAGTTGCTCTTGTGATGGGGGGCAATCAGAATTGTGATACACCTAGGGCTATGGTCCTCTTAAAAGCATATAGTCATATTTAACCCTACTTTCTACGCTAAAATATTTGTTTTTAGCATAATTATAAGACCTACCACCTACACGTCATAACTTTAAAATTTTATTAGACTTTACATTGACCTATTTACATGACTTGTTTGGAAAAGACAACAAAAATATTGGgaataaattttcaaactttTGTAATTTTTAATACTACCAcatattcactattttcttccctttgtttgtAGGCACGGGTATTAAGAGTAAAAGACACTACTACAATAAAAGGAATAAGTAACACTAGATAGAAAACATCTTAATATGATAAGCGTCTTCTAAATTAATAGAGAACGCTCCAAACACAAAACGGTTATTTAAAACTAAAATATAGAACGCCTATGATAATAACCATTATCTATTGGATGGGTACAAGGAATCGCCTACTGCTACtcctattattatattaatttattaataACTTCTCTTTTAGGCGGCTACATACATACTTTCCTTCCTGTTTAATTTCTTCCTAAATTTTCTGCGCGCCGCTTCGTCTGCTGTTCGCTCTGCTTCACTTCATCACCTCCTTCATCCTTTTTGTTCTCTTCAATTGGTAAGTTGGTTATTCTTGTCTaatttttcattttcaatttcagttttaggtaaaccctaattcccaatttGTGTTCATATGCTGTTCGTTTTCATTGGTAAGTTGATACAAACTAGCAATTAGTAATTCTTAGAAGAAAAAATAAATTAGTGTAGTGCATCTATATTTAATTTAGGATACATCCAAACCACATAATCGAAACGGAATAGACAATAACTCAATGGCTATTTGTCATAATTGAAATCACGTCAATGGtgtagtaaaaaaaaaattgagtgtATGTAGTATATATTGCTCCTAATGAATGCAGTAATAATGATTTTGTTGATTATGGAAATTTTGGtgaagtatgatgcaagattgaTGGCCAAGTCATTAGACATACTCAGGAAAGGATGTTCCTGAATGGCATAATAACATTTGGTgctttaaagtaaaaaaaaaaatggaaaactGTGAATAGTATACAGGCTGCCATGGAACAAAGAGAGTAATCAATGATGCATAACAGTAGTTGTTGAGTCGATAGTCTAGCCTTCGGGTCTTTCTGCAAGCTGAGTGAGAAACAGATTTAGTGATAAAAAACAGTCCGTCTCATTATTGATggccactatccgtctatagctatagacggatagtggccCTCTCCCAAAATtgaagtgggagggcaagtggagGTATCCATTTCCCACTCCCTTGCACTACCCACTTTCATTTGTGAGAGGGACATACACTATACGTCTATAATGAAAATTTGTGCATAAAAAATGTAAACTCGGAAAAAAATATAAGAGTAAGCAAATTAGCTAGCTTAAAATCTAATCTAATTTTTGGTACCATACTACAGTATGGATCTGCAGACACTAGTGAAGTGTGATGTAAAGAGACAAATCTAGCATCTCCTGTAAATGTGTGATCTAATTTTTGGTACCATACCAGTAGTTGTTGAGCCGATAGTGTAGTTTTGGGTCTAATTTTTGTTTTACCACCAAAGTTGAGGGAGTATTAAATTAAGACTTGTGCCAAGGAAATTTTAGCTAAAGGTGTGTAACAAATCTAGCATCCCTAGTAAAAAGCCATGATATATCCCAACAAGTATTGTGATGGGTAGGGATTATGATGCAGTTTCTCTTGTTAATGTATTGTGATTATAAATTTTTATGTAACTCTCCCTTGAGATGACACTATCCgacttaagcttaagacggataatgTCGTCTAAATTGAATTTTTTTAATGTTTGATGGGTACAAGGCTGTCCTTATGATTTTTGGGTCCTTGTGCAAAATTATTAATAGAGGCTCCTATGCATCACTCTCGCTTTAGTTGTTAATTTTCATACATTTAAAAAGATCCATCTTTTTTTTTAGTCATTAAAAATAtttattagtctaattagattatcatcctGTGAAATTCTAACAAGATAATACTAATAAAGAAAATCAGAACTCTGAGGTTTGAAATTAAactagttttttttctttttcttttcttttcttttgtcaaGGCAAATTAATGGTTAATCTAATAAATTATTTTTCAATTGTAGATTTTTTATTCCCTCTGTTTCATTTATATTGtccaattttccttttctttacATTGATTTAACAAAAAATTAAGAATAACAATCTTATTATGTATCATTGGCTTAGGGGTATTAGAGGTAACTTAACTGTGATAAAGGTGGGAGTGTAGGTATTTAAGCAATTTGGGATAACTTAACTGTGTTTAAGACTTGTGTATTATAAGAGGTAAAATAAGATAGGGTGAGCGAAATTGTGAAATGATTGGGTTGCACAGGTTGCAGAGGCCCGGGTATAGCATCAAAAATTGTGAAATGATTGGGTTTTATATATTTGTGTTAATCTTGTCAGTAGTATTTTGGCAAGTTTTAAATTTTCTATGATACTATATTTAATTTACTAAATGACTCTACTTCACTTTAAATTTATAAGTATATCTTATGTTTAACCCACAAAACTCAATAGTTATACTCAATGCCTTACTTATCAAGGGCTTCAGGATACCCACTTTCAACTTTGCCAAAAGAGTGACTTAGGTGATTTTAGTGGTAATGATCATTCTGAAAAACAACTTCAAAGTTCCCACGACCAACTTCcaccaaaaaagaaaaaagttcAAAGGAAAGATGTGCAAGTGGAGACATATAAGGTTCAAGAGAAAGAAGTTCAAACTGAGACATATCGTGTTGCTTGGCCTGAGCATAAGGATGATATGCTACAAAATGATAAAGTTGTTACGGATCAACCATTTCCGAAGGTAAAGTGGAATGTTAATTACATAGCATTgtgttcaaatctcatttttttcCAATCTACTATATGATACTAAAACTAATAGTGTTACTTGGCTAGGGTGTTGATAGTCTGTGTTCTTTGGCAATTGAGAGTGGAACATGGGTCCATATAGTTGCCGTTGGTGATGTGTATGTTCCAAATGAAGGAGAAGTGGTCAAGCATCATTGCAAACCAGTACCAAGTGGTTTTTATAGAGTATGTATTAGAGAAGAAATTAACCCAAATGCTCTCTTGCCATGTCCTGAAGgggaaataaaatttatttgccAAGGGAAGGGTTATTTTTTTATCTGGCCAGTGCACTTGATTTTCCCGATACAAAAGGTAACGTAACTATAAACTGTCTCTTCTCCAGCTTTTGTATAGAACTAATTGCTTTTGTATAGAACTAGTTAACCGCTGGAAATGCTCTGTTCCACTTCTGAGATGTTTGGTATGTATGCTGTGTGTCTAAGAAGGCTTTCTTTCATACGGAGTGTCATAGAATGATGCAACAATTTTGCACTTCGTCACATTGTAAATTGGTGAAGATCTGCTATCTTTGTATCGTCAATGTATGAGAAAACAACGATTTAGAATATTCCTGTAGACTATAGTACTTTATTTTGAAACATACCCTGTAACATCAAACGTGATGAATTCTTTGGTCATTTTGATGTATGCGGGTACATGATGTGCAAGGACAGTATTCTTACAAATAGGAGGGAATTTAATTTACGACGTATCGTAGACATTCCCTCTGTCTCAACAGCTAAGCAAGATCTCGTCCATTTAGTGTCATTTTGATACCACAAGTATGTGTGACTGTGTGAACTTACAGACTCTTGAACATGCTTGACTTTAGTAAGTGGTTGATAGAGTCAAATAGTGTCCGTCTAATTAGGTAATTTAAAGTGAATAAACTTGTCACAAAGCCGGTTTTGAGTGTTAATCGTTCTATTTACCGGCAAATCCACTTTAGTTGTAACTTGGGTCAATTGAACTTGTTTTTGGCATTTGCATCTCAAAGGTAGAAGTGTTTCATGATGATAAGTTGAGGTGAAGAAATCGTTTTTGTACAAGCCGAATTaagggtcaaacccgagtcacgGTCAACCAAAGTGAAGAAGGGAGGGCCAAGAGTAAGCCAAGAGAATAAGTGCAAAGTCAAGAGAAGCAAACAAAAGGAAGATGAAGCCTTGGAATGCgcaaacaagagccaaaatgaagaattgaaaactcggtttcacaagggtcaacttcaaacgagcATATCTCGATTTCTAGACCTCGTATCGATGCAAGGCCAAGTGGAGGTTAAAGCTTGTgattttagctttccaacggtaggtcgcATGCCTTATTTGACCAAGAAACGAGAGAGATATGGCTTTCGCAAGATTGTGGTGCAGGCTGAAACCGGAGCCTGCGGCCCACACCGGAGCCTGCGGTTTTCCCCTGATCATTACGACGGGTTTTCCTTTTTCCTATTTCCGAAAGCCCATTTGTTTGTGACCTAAAAAGGAGGCTCAAGGGTATAAATACCCACATGTTTGGAGATCTAAGGAGAACCTCCTCACCATCAAATCTTATGCTTgagttttaatcttgtaataattagaCCTTAATCAATTTCCATTTTTAttgtaatctttccacaaaaattGGGTTGTAATCAAACTATGGTTGGCTAAGTCTTTcatcttggtgtaattcatccaaagtttccaactttggtattgtaagactcttttaatctctcTTTACTTATCCATTGATCTTTCCTTGTGCTtattttcttatgttgagtagatgaatgtatgaattgatcactcttgcatcttatttacccaactattgcaaattctagagaaatggtttaatctatctaggattaattggagcaagcttgttgtatgttgatttggtttaaaggattcatgcaataagtagaaaatttcatgtcttttctcatttgtatggtttaatcttgtgagaattgatcctagcttcttgtCTTGGCATAACCCTTAATGCTCATGTTTAATTTTCACTCATGatttaatgaattgttgattaaacttgaaggatatacatggatggtttaatttgtgtatgttaacatCTTGATTTGATAGTATTGGGTGGATAATAAGGAGAGAATTacaaaagagtcaaactttatcCTTGTTGGTTACTAAGGAGGGATTACACCAAGTCCTCTTAACTATTGAATCATattactcaccaagtgtttgttgtaTTGCTTGTTAGACCAAGTTTGCAAATTTTACCTTGTTTTCATGTCACCAATCAACTAAAAAACCCCCCTTTTcatgtctctctattgtttgtcattgtgaataaccattgtttgtctatagctttgtcattagtagtcaatagtttacatttcgagtttttagcttaaaagaccttctcttgggaccgacccttacttgcactatattactttatcatttagagtagtctagagtatagtttggcttataaattgttaatttggtggCTTAAATCTAGTATTTTAACGACCTAGTTTTctacctatcaaattttggcgccgttgccggggacggcaACATAGCTAAAGCTTATTTTTGAACTATTGGTGTTTAATTAGTGTAGTTAGTCTTTGTAAATATAGGACTCCTTTACTTGCCTTAGTTTGTTTACTTCTTTGATTTGATGGCTACTCGTTATTGTCGCCAAACTCATGATGAACCATTTTACAAGTTTTTTAATAGAATGAAAGAGTTTAACTCTCTACGTGAATACCCTTATGAGATGAGAAAGCTTTGTAATGTggtatataatgggttgaatgaaGAAACTTTGTTCCTTACCGATAAATTGACTAATCAAGAATTTATTGGCAATACCTATAACTATGAAGAGAAGTGGAAATTTTTCCTTATGTTGGCTATTGCGAGTAAAGAATTGGAGTTGAGAAATTCACTCCCTAGTGTAGCATGTGAGGCTATTCATAGTGAGGAGCCTCAAAGTGAGGATGACCGGTGCCCCGAGGGTAAGAGTTATAGTTGTGACTTGACTACTTCACCTCCCTTACAACCCACTTGTGTTTCTAGTGACTCTCCTTGTGATGATTCCCCGAGTCATAGTTATATGAGTGAGGATTCTACTCTTGTGGGATCGTTGAGTGAATTTGTTGAGGAAGTAAAACATGAAGAGGTTATTCACACTTTAGACAATGAGTGTTTTGATGATGGTTCCTATGATAAAGAGAATGATCTTGAGGTTGAAAACCCTCCTCCCCTTAATCTTGATACGAGCTACTCTTATAAAGAGTATTGTTTTTGGGATGATGAGAAGGATGCTTATGTTTTCACCACACTTCCATGCCACTCCCCCGTTGTGCTATCTACCGACACCTTGTGCACTAGTGATGATGGTTCCTCGAGTAATAGTCAtgttgatgagaacaactcctcGGTCCTTAGTGGCCTTGGTGAGGAGTTGTCATGTGAAGAGTCATTGGGTCAAATTGTTGAAAAAGATGAACATGAGGGAAGTAAGGTTGAGGAAGAGGTTGTTTTCACCTTTGACAACTCTTATTTTGAGGGTCTATTTGATGAGGGAGATGATATGTGTGACTTGAAACCTTCTTTGGCCTTACCATCCATTGAGATCCCTATTCACATTCCTTGTACCGAAGTTGATGCCTCACATCTTGGTAACAACTCCTTGGTTCGTAGTAACTCTTGTCCGAAATTGACCTTTAAAGAATCAAGGAGTGAGGTGTTTGAGAGGAATGAGGAAGGACCAATGATTTGTGAGGTGGTTGTGATAGAAAAAGAGAAGGTGGTAGCTCTTGAAGATGTTTGTGACCCTTCAAAAATCATGAAACTTACAAGTGTGGGGGTCAAGGAATATGCAAAAGAGGGAATGGAAAATGAGTTTGTAGAGGTTTACCCCCTCAAGGAGGAACCAcctcaaatttgttttgaaaagcCATCAAGCTTATCACCCAAAGAAGCTCATAAGTCCCCTTATTCTTACTTGGTCTTCACCAAGTCCATTCCATCATTCAAAGAGCCATATCGTGACAAGAAACCATTGATTAAGCATGAAAACTTGAGACACTTGTCTTGTGTTTACTATTTCCTTACTTATGCTTGCTATGTGGGTGATCTATGCTATGGTCATGCTTCTTGTTTATGGGCTAGTGTGTATGACAAGTTACTAAGGGTGTTGCGTTGTTCCGCTCTTGATTCTTGAAGAAGAAAATTgttgaaaaggcgtcgagcaaacgacgaaaaccaaaagcgctttacgggaggcaacccgtacTCCTTTCACATTTCTTTACTCTCCTTTGCATTTTTAGTactctcctccacattgaggacaatgtggaaaCTAAGTGTGGGGGAGGAGCTTGGTTGTAATATATGTAAGCTTTATTTCATGTTTTGATgcatatttttgaaaaaaaaaaaaaaaaaaatcccggctaagtgaaaacccacaagggtgagCGCCTAGGCAATATTgggaaaggtggccgaggacgggatgaaaacccgaaagggcattccgggcaaaatgaagaaatgagttgcgagccaccatgagaggaaaggaaaagctaaggtgaaaacccgaaagggcaccttaggcaaaatgagggatattcgacaccaaaaaaaaaaaaattgaaaaattgaaaaattgaaaaatgtaacaccaaaaagatggagggataagaagggagtgataaggagggtctgGAAGGAGGTTAGCTTTAGGacttaatttctttttgagtcacAAAAATTTATCCCAAATTGGTGGTTTCTTCTTGGGTTGCTAGGTTGTGAATGTTGTGGTGTTGTCCAACTTAGTAACCATGAGTTGCATTTgtatggagtgataagggggtgttaTAAGTAGTGATGAGTTGTGATTGATAGGAGGATTTTGAtgggtcactttgctattgccttgggataaggcaagagtgaccattacttctttggtgatataagaagggtggagttgcgtgatgagtcggagttggagttgTGTCGTGTCTTGTGTGAGGGATGGTATAAGGAGGGTGAGTGAGAGAAGAGTTTGTGTCAAGTTTGAGTCTAGATTTTCTCTTTTATTGGTGGTTTGTCaagagggagatataagaaggaagGGGTTAGGGAAGAGTGATCATTTACACTCATACTCGCTTGTAGACTTGTTCAATTGtttgtcttgggtttgctcgggacgagcaaaagtctaagtgtgggggtatTTGATAGAGTCAAATAGTGTCCGTCTAATTAGGTAATTTAAAGTGAATAAACTTGTCACAAAGCCGGTTTTGAGTGTTAATCGTTCTATTTACCGGCAAATCCACTTTAGTTGTAACTTGGGTCAATTGAACTTGTTTTTGGCATTTGCATCTCAAAGGTAGAAGTGTTTCATGATGATAAGTTGAGGTGAAGAAATCGTTTTTGTACAAGCCGAATTaagggtcaaacccgagtcacgGTCAACCAAAGTGAAGAAGGGAGGGCCAAGAGTAAGCCAAGAGAATAAGTGCAAAGTCAAGAGAAGCAAACAAAAGGAAGATGAAGCCTTGGAATGCgcaaacaagagccaaaatgaagaattgaaaactcggtttcacaagggtcaacttcaaacgagcATATCTCGATTTCTAGACCTCGTATCGATGCAAGG from Silene latifolia isolate original U9 population chromosome 3, ASM4854445v1, whole genome shotgun sequence harbors:
- the LOC141648028 gene encoding uncharacterized protein LOC141648028; this encodes MLQNDKVVTDQPFPKGVDSLCSLAIESGTWVHIVAVGDVYVPNEGEVVKHHCKPVPSGFYRVCIREEINPNALLPCPEGEIKFICQGKGYFFIWPVHLIFPIQKVEVFHDDKLR